A region of Polyangiaceae bacterium DNA encodes the following proteins:
- a CDS encoding M20/M25/M40 family metallo-hydrolase, with the protein MTPLRWLPGAALAALLACLVLVQWRLSPPAAKPASAPPGEFSAERAFAVLERVLAERTPHPMGSAAQRRVLERIEARLAELGWSVRVQRAPVCSRYGACGFVENILAERPAPPGPRVLLAAHYDSVPAGPGASDDGIGIAALLEVARALGHRPTRLPVMLLFSDGEEAGLLGAEAFVRDELPRQEIAALVNVEARGTSGAALLFETSGPNDWLVGAFARASGRPVTSSLFPAVYERLPNDTDLSVFKRAGVPGVNLANIGGFGRYHTPKDDLDHLSLRTLQHHGDAALGLAAELGPRSSDAQPALFFDVLGLGVVRAPLSSAVWLHAGATVLWLVALGLAFRRGARATRFLKSFGLWPLIIGVLTLLGYGLGASLSAVGALGSGFPAHPQPFFLCLAAIIVALCLLALTLVETGGQELWLAGWTCVGFAGWGALAVLPEASFLFLVPWLAAALGGLVTRGDPRRLGLVVLLPAVVALLLWLPVLLLAHDALGLTAPALFAACAWLAAGGLAPALTQLGARPRRFLLGFSASVALLSAVVAANVPVFSAESPQRLSLALHLDADTGRARYLVDASSGPVPRALVEAGRFAPKVIDSAPSFIGWRAEALEAAAPTVELPAPAWEREGQRVRVRSERGASTLTLRFEPESGLPVVGFHGLPAPLRPGARFRSLTLLGVGPEGALLELSGSGSALLSDHSPGLPPSAAPLAVARPAWAEPSQAGDETLVSRKVRY; encoded by the coding sequence GTGACGCCGCTCCGCTGGCTCCCCGGTGCAGCGCTCGCGGCGCTCCTCGCCTGCCTCGTGCTCGTTCAGTGGCGACTCTCGCCACCGGCAGCGAAGCCCGCCAGCGCTCCGCCCGGAGAGTTCAGCGCGGAGCGGGCCTTCGCCGTGCTCGAGCGCGTCTTGGCCGAGAGGACCCCACACCCGATGGGCAGCGCCGCCCAACGGCGGGTACTCGAACGCATCGAGGCGCGCCTCGCGGAGCTCGGCTGGAGCGTCCGGGTGCAGCGCGCGCCGGTTTGCAGTCGCTACGGCGCCTGCGGTTTCGTCGAGAACATCCTGGCGGAGCGCCCGGCGCCGCCCGGCCCGCGCGTTCTGCTCGCCGCGCACTACGACTCGGTGCCGGCGGGCCCCGGCGCCTCGGACGACGGCATCGGCATCGCCGCGCTACTCGAGGTCGCCCGCGCTCTCGGGCACCGGCCGACGCGCCTGCCGGTGATGTTGCTCTTCAGCGACGGCGAGGAGGCCGGCCTGTTGGGCGCCGAGGCCTTCGTGCGGGACGAGCTGCCGCGCCAGGAGATCGCGGCGTTGGTCAACGTCGAGGCCCGCGGCACGTCCGGTGCCGCGCTGCTGTTCGAGACCAGCGGGCCGAACGACTGGCTGGTGGGGGCGTTCGCGCGAGCCAGCGGGCGCCCCGTGACGAGCTCGCTGTTCCCGGCGGTGTACGAGCGGCTGCCCAACGACACCGACCTCAGCGTGTTCAAACGCGCCGGCGTGCCTGGCGTGAACCTCGCCAACATCGGCGGCTTCGGGCGCTACCACACGCCGAAGGACGACCTGGATCACCTCTCGCTCCGGACGCTCCAGCACCACGGGGACGCCGCGCTCGGGCTCGCTGCCGAGCTCGGCCCGCGGTCTTCCGACGCCCAGCCCGCGCTCTTCTTCGACGTCCTGGGCCTCGGCGTGGTGCGCGCCCCGCTGTCGTCCGCGGTCTGGCTGCACGCGGGCGCGACGGTGCTCTGGTTGGTCGCGCTCGGGCTCGCCTTCCGGCGAGGCGCGCGGGCGACTCGCTTCCTGAAGAGCTTCGGGCTCTGGCCGCTCATCATCGGCGTCCTCACGCTCCTGGGCTACGGGCTCGGCGCGAGCCTGTCCGCGGTAGGAGCGCTGGGCTCCGGCTTCCCGGCGCATCCCCAGCCGTTCTTCCTCTGCCTGGCCGCGATCATCGTCGCGCTCTGCCTGCTCGCGCTGACGCTGGTCGAGACGGGCGGGCAGGAGCTATGGCTCGCCGGTTGGACTTGCGTCGGTTTCGCCGGATGGGGCGCGCTCGCCGTGCTGCCCGAGGCGAGCTTCCTCTTCCTCGTGCCCTGGCTCGCTGCGGCGCTCGGCGGACTGGTCACGCGGGGCGATCCCCGTCGGCTCGGGCTCGTCGTGCTGCTGCCCGCCGTGGTCGCGCTGCTCTTGTGGCTCCCGGTGTTGCTGCTCGCGCACGATGCCCTCGGCCTGACCGCCCCCGCGCTGTTTGCGGCCTGCGCCTGGCTCGCCGCGGGCGGGCTCGCTCCGGCGCTCACCCAGCTCGGGGCACGCCCGCGGCGCTTCCTGCTCGGGTTCTCGGCTTCGGTGGCGCTGCTCTCGGCGGTCGTCGCTGCCAACGTGCCGGTGTTCTCCGCCGAGAGCCCGCAACGGCTGAGCCTCGCGCTGCACCTGGACGCGGACACGGGTCGCGCTCGCTACCTCGTCGATGCCTCGTCGGGTCCGGTACCGCGGGCGCTCGTCGAGGCAGGTCGCTTCGCACCCAAGGTGATCGACTCCGCGCCGAGCTTCATCGGCTGGCGGGCGGAGGCGCTGGAAGCGGCCGCGCCAACCGTCGAGCTACCGGCGCCCGCGTGGGAGCGCGAAGGCCAGCGCGTGCGCGTGCGCTCCGAGCGGGGCGCGAGCACGCTGACCCTGCGCTTCGAGCCCGAGTCGGGACTTCCCGTCGTCGGCTTTCACGGGCTGCCGGCTCCCTTGCGCCCGGGCGCGCGCTTCCGCTCGCTGACCTTGCTCGGCGTGGGTCCCGAGGGCGCCCTGCTCGAGCTGAGCGGCAGCGGCAGCGCGCTGCTCTCGGACCACAGCCCGGGCCTGCCGCCGAGCGCCGCGCCGCTAGCTGTCGCGCGACCGGCTTGGGCCGAGCCGTCTCAGGCCGGGGACGAGACGCTGGTCAGCCGCAAGGTGAGGTACTGA
- a CDS encoding single-stranded DNA-binding protein, whose product MSLLEISRTLCRRVDRLTFAAPVTHVYNPLAYARLPHEQYLERYGSGKKRVVFLGMNPGPFGMAQTGVPFGEVSLVKDWLGIEASVKKPKREHEKRPVEGFACPRSEVSGARLWGFFRDKFATPERFFREHFVANYCPLAFMEESGKNRTPDKLPERERAPLYAACDAALVELVRALEPELVIGVGAFARERAARALAGAGVSVATILHPSPASPRANRGWAAAVCQELSALGVRV is encoded by the coding sequence GTGAGCCTGCTCGAGATCAGTCGCACCTTGTGCCGCCGGGTGGACCGGCTCACCTTCGCGGCTCCGGTCACCCACGTCTACAACCCTCTCGCCTACGCGCGCCTGCCCCACGAGCAGTACCTGGAGCGCTACGGCAGCGGGAAGAAGCGCGTGGTCTTCCTGGGCATGAACCCGGGTCCCTTCGGCATGGCGCAGACGGGCGTGCCGTTCGGCGAAGTGTCGCTGGTCAAGGACTGGCTCGGCATCGAGGCGAGCGTGAAGAAGCCGAAGCGCGAGCACGAGAAGCGTCCGGTCGAGGGGTTCGCGTGCCCGCGCTCGGAGGTGAGCGGGGCGCGGCTCTGGGGCTTCTTCCGCGACAAATTCGCCACACCGGAGCGCTTCTTCCGAGAGCACTTCGTGGCGAACTACTGTCCGTTGGCCTTCATGGAAGAGAGCGGGAAGAACCGCACGCCGGACAAGCTCCCGGAGCGCGAGCGAGCTCCGCTCTACGCGGCGTGCGATGCGGCGCTGGTGGAGCTGGTCCGAGCGCTGGAGCCCGAGCTCGTGATCGGCGTCGGGGCGTTCGCCAGAGAGCGAGCCGCTCGTGCCCTCGCGGGCGCGGGCGTCAGCGTCGCGACCATCCTGCACCCGAGCCCGGCCAGCCCGCGGGCGAATCGCGGCTGGGCCGCGGCAGTCTGCCAGGAGCTCTCGGCGCTCGGTGTGCGCGTGTGA
- a CDS encoding tetratricopeptide repeat protein, whose protein sequence is MSTQSRLASAFVLALLGLACASDPARSAPSTVVLPEVSPDPSPSPEAPPRRQAQPAPASPSDAARAEELFRQGRALMGQGKYAEACEAFAESMRFDPALGTLLNLATCAERSGDAPRACSLFAQARDMARDNGSADREKFAATRLSQLGCP, encoded by the coding sequence ATGAGCACTCAGTCTAGACTTGCCAGCGCCTTCGTTCTAGCGCTGCTCGGCCTCGCTTGTGCGAGCGATCCTGCCCGGTCGGCGCCGAGCACCGTGGTCTTGCCGGAGGTGTCCCCAGACCCGTCACCTTCACCCGAGGCGCCACCGCGCCGCCAGGCGCAGCCTGCCCCAGCGAGCCCCAGCGACGCCGCGCGCGCCGAAGAGCTCTTCCGGCAAGGCCGCGCGCTGATGGGTCAGGGCAAGTACGCCGAAGCCTGCGAGGCGTTCGCCGAGAGCATGCGCTTCGACCCCGCGCTGGGCACGCTGCTCAACCTGGCGACCTGCGCCGAGCGCTCCGGCGACGCTCCGCGGGCTTGCTCGCTCTTCGCGCAGGCCCGCGACATGGCCCGCGACAACGGGTCCGCCGACAGGGAGAAGTTCGCGGCGACTCGCCTCTCGCAGCTCGGCTGCCCCTGA
- a CDS encoding protein kinase yields the protein MSARPGDVTIVTESPTVVESGPRSAPRPDERLFADGDRIVGRYRVEALLGQGGFGQVYRVQDELGDGRPLALKLARLHDAGSRAVEILKSEFALLASLKHPNLAEVHDFGHVRQDVAYFTQQLAPGVPLNQTGLRPDDPEAVPIWAQLCRALEYLHGRGILHRDVKPSNILVDQRARQLTLLDFGISRALGTGEERLLVGTFAYMPPEAISGGPLDARSDLYSLGITLYRQLAGRVPFEGTHSQILSAHMARVPELPSPETVNPQVAAVVERLLAKEPGARYASAAEVARALASANGKELEAEGAESLASYVLSGRFVGHAALHARLLELGFDLEPSAHVLVLSGEAGSGKSRLLREVRQRVQLAWRTFVEVEVRRTWLSKGVLPAIARAVINDDVAARLDDDDRRELARALPELRKRGERITVAVDPDRARQARIDGLGRAIALRFERAPGLLVVEDLHWADADALGLIAQLIGAARRSKARTAFVLATRPGKAADELSSLLGAELLTCDALEPGTSVRLIESMFGQSDLLAGTELGKSLARASHTAQEVQESLRLALDAGAIVRHEGKWQVVRPIPALPLGEVLGQRVSGLDEDCRALALGVAVLGGEAVASAAGAVAELDASLAGAALRRLVRAGVLEERYDREGRAAYAMHDRFRDVVLAGAPERERARAYLAAGRHLRGTAEGDFRVLFEAADHFARARELRLAIRTAAEAAKLAEKSGRPDQAATAVALEIGWQRSLGEVPASTWLRRFDLCLLAGIKEGADEALNALLARLGALDAAERVATLVRKARLALDRGEAEAARREAEQVLEEATALGDARLLSELTWVLARADEVYGHLDRAILSFESAAGFAEQAADARLEARAWLGASLSAIFLGKAGQAGGYAERALRAARAAQDPVAMSESLRCIGNSARETGDIPRALRVYRRAVRAARDGGSPESEAKALNNLGTVCHWAGLIPEAVSALQRSLTLKERLGLSASVLLTRNNLGGIYLSLGRFDEAQRELSAVMQVAGQNEPMVVALAHSNSADLHALRGELDSAVELYRSAHRMNRSRSNAMADSHAMPGLVRALAMRGGPGDLEEAGRVANELEALHAASDLAETRTRYFTSSAMLLDRVGDPEAALAQARRALDVGEERRQQFSDPFGTVLEAQWMEAILLARLGRTSAAKRAAQRARQELLKTSKHAGDKASVAIYLEANPLHRAIVGGRLDTPLGYTWFPSEVP from the coding sequence ATGTCCGCGCGCCCCGGCGACGTCACCATCGTGACCGAGAGCCCGACGGTAGTCGAGTCGGGCCCGCGCTCGGCGCCGCGCCCGGACGAGCGGCTCTTCGCGGATGGAGACCGCATCGTCGGACGCTATCGAGTGGAGGCGCTGCTCGGCCAGGGCGGGTTCGGACAGGTCTACCGGGTGCAAGACGAGCTCGGGGACGGCCGCCCCCTGGCCCTGAAGCTGGCCCGCTTGCACGACGCCGGCTCCCGCGCCGTGGAGATCCTGAAGAGCGAGTTCGCGCTGCTCGCGAGCCTCAAGCACCCCAACCTGGCCGAGGTGCACGACTTCGGTCACGTCCGCCAGGACGTCGCCTACTTCACGCAGCAGCTCGCGCCCGGCGTGCCGCTCAACCAGACCGGGCTCCGCCCCGACGACCCGGAGGCCGTGCCGATCTGGGCGCAGCTGTGCCGCGCGCTCGAGTACCTCCACGGCCGCGGGATCCTGCACCGCGACGTCAAGCCGTCCAACATCCTGGTCGACCAGAGGGCCCGCCAGCTCACGCTGCTCGACTTCGGCATCTCCCGCGCCCTGGGCACGGGGGAAGAGCGGCTCTTGGTCGGCACCTTCGCCTACATGCCGCCGGAGGCCATCTCCGGTGGACCGCTCGACGCCCGCTCGGATCTGTACTCGCTCGGCATCACGCTCTACCGCCAGCTCGCTGGGCGCGTGCCGTTCGAGGGGACGCACTCACAGATCTTGAGCGCGCACATGGCGCGAGTACCCGAGCTGCCGTCGCCCGAGACGGTGAACCCGCAGGTGGCGGCGGTCGTGGAGCGCTTGCTCGCCAAGGAGCCCGGAGCCCGCTACGCCAGCGCGGCCGAGGTGGCGCGGGCCCTCGCCTCGGCCAACGGCAAGGAGCTCGAGGCGGAAGGTGCGGAGTCGCTGGCGAGCTACGTGCTCTCCGGGCGCTTCGTGGGTCACGCCGCGCTGCACGCGCGGCTGCTCGAGCTCGGCTTCGACCTGGAGCCGAGCGCGCACGTGCTCGTGCTCAGCGGCGAGGCGGGCAGCGGGAAATCGCGGCTCTTGCGCGAGGTGCGCCAGCGCGTGCAGCTCGCCTGGCGCACCTTCGTCGAGGTCGAAGTGCGTCGGACCTGGCTGTCCAAGGGCGTGCTCCCCGCCATCGCCCGGGCCGTGATCAACGACGACGTGGCCGCGCGGTTGGACGACGACGATCGACGCGAGCTGGCGCGAGCGCTCCCGGAGCTGCGCAAGCGCGGCGAGCGCATCACCGTCGCCGTCGATCCCGACCGCGCGCGCCAGGCCCGGATAGACGGCCTGGGACGCGCCATCGCGCTGCGCTTCGAGCGAGCGCCGGGTCTCTTGGTGGTCGAAGATCTGCACTGGGCCGACGCCGACGCGCTGGGCCTCATCGCGCAGCTGATCGGCGCGGCTCGACGCAGCAAGGCGCGCACGGCGTTCGTGCTCGCGACCCGGCCGGGCAAGGCCGCCGACGAGCTCTCGAGCCTGCTCGGCGCGGAGCTCCTGACCTGCGACGCCCTCGAGCCAGGGACCAGCGTGCGCCTGATCGAGTCGATGTTCGGGCAGAGCGACCTGCTCGCGGGAACCGAGCTCGGCAAGAGCCTGGCGCGGGCCTCGCACACGGCACAAGAGGTACAGGAGTCGCTGCGCCTCGCCCTCGACGCCGGAGCCATCGTGCGACACGAGGGGAAATGGCAGGTGGTCCGGCCAATCCCGGCGCTCCCGCTCGGAGAGGTCCTGGGGCAGCGGGTGAGCGGTCTGGACGAGGACTGTCGAGCGCTGGCGCTGGGCGTGGCCGTGTTGGGTGGCGAGGCCGTCGCGAGCGCGGCAGGCGCGGTGGCCGAGCTCGACGCGAGCCTGGCCGGCGCCGCCCTTCGGCGGCTGGTGCGCGCCGGCGTGCTCGAAGAGCGCTACGACCGTGAGGGGCGCGCCGCCTACGCCATGCACGACCGGTTCCGGGACGTGGTGCTGGCGGGCGCTCCGGAGCGCGAGCGTGCGCGCGCCTACCTGGCTGCGGGCCGGCACTTGCGCGGCACCGCCGAGGGTGACTTCCGCGTGTTGTTCGAGGCCGCCGACCACTTCGCCCGCGCGCGCGAGCTGAGATTGGCCATCCGTACGGCTGCCGAGGCCGCCAAGCTCGCCGAGAAGAGCGGGCGACCCGACCAGGCCGCGACGGCCGTGGCGCTCGAGATCGGCTGGCAGCGGAGCCTGGGGGAGGTCCCGGCCTCGACCTGGCTGAGGCGCTTCGACCTGTGCCTGCTCGCCGGCATCAAGGAGGGCGCGGACGAAGCCCTGAACGCGCTGCTCGCGCGCCTCGGCGCGCTCGACGCCGCCGAGCGAGTCGCGACGCTGGTCCGCAAGGCTCGGCTCGCGCTCGACCGCGGAGAGGCCGAGGCGGCCCGGCGCGAGGCCGAGCAGGTTCTTGAAGAGGCCACGGCCCTCGGCGACGCCCGCCTGCTGTCCGAGCTGACCTGGGTCCTGGCTCGCGCGGACGAGGTCTACGGTCATCTCGATCGAGCCATCCTGTCCTTCGAGTCCGCGGCGGGTTTCGCTGAGCAGGCGGCCGACGCGCGGCTGGAGGCGCGGGCCTGGCTCGGAGCGTCGCTCTCGGCCATCTTCCTGGGCAAGGCGGGCCAGGCCGGAGGCTACGCGGAGCGCGCGCTGCGCGCGGCGCGCGCGGCACAGGACCCGGTGGCGATGAGCGAGTCCCTGCGCTGCATCGGCAACTCCGCGCGGGAGACCGGCGACATCCCGCGCGCGCTTCGCGTCTACCGCCGCGCGGTGCGCGCTGCGCGCGACGGCGGCAGCCCGGAGAGCGAGGCCAAGGCCTTGAACAACCTGGGCACCGTCTGCCACTGGGCCGGCCTGATCCCCGAGGCGGTGAGCGCGCTCCAGCGCTCGCTCACGCTGAAGGAGCGCCTGGGGCTCAGCGCTTCGGTGCTCCTCACCCGCAACAATCTGGGGGGTATCTACCTCTCGCTCGGGCGCTTCGACGAAGCGCAGCGCGAGCTCTCGGCGGTGATGCAGGTGGCCGGTCAGAACGAGCCGATGGTGGTGGCGCTCGCCCACTCGAATTCGGCGGATCTGCACGCCCTCCGCGGTGAGCTCGACTCGGCCGTGGAGCTGTACCGCTCCGCCCACCGCATGAACCGCTCTCGGTCCAACGCCATGGCGGACTCCCACGCGATGCCTGGCCTGGTGCGCGCGCTGGCGATGCGCGGCGGCCCCGGCGATCTGGAAGAAGCGGGGCGTGTGGCGAACGAGCTCGAGGCGCTCCACGCGGCGAGCGATCTGGCCGAGACTCGCACGCGGTATTTCACCTCTTCTGCCATGCTCCTGGATCGCGTCGGCGATCCCGAAGCGGCGCTCGCCCAGGCGCGGCGCGCGCTCGACGTCGGCGAAGAGCGCCGCCAGCAATTCTCTGACCCGTTCGGCACCGTGCTGGAGGCGCAGTGGATGGAAGCCATCCTGCTCGCACGCCTGGGCCGCACCAGCGCCGCGAAGCGAGCCGCGCAGCGCGCGCGCCAGGAGCTGCTCAAGACCTCGAAGCACGCGGGGGACAAGGCCAGCGTCGCGATTTACCTGGAGGCCAACCCCTTGCACCGCGCCATCGTCGGCGGGCGGCTGGACACGCCGCTGGGGTACACGTGGTTTCCGAGCGAGGTCCCATGA
- a CDS encoding sel1 repeat family protein, whose protein sequence is MFRSFAAALCLLAIGCGPASPGPGAGKAGLCRSEQECEAACRVEEPAACYALLYLYSRGEAGPESAKKGHERLTESCEAKDANGCRLLGAALLEGLGIERNRSAALAAFTRACELGRDADCAVAGEMLCNGRGTSRDPARARALLTRGCDRGNGASCTELGNMARHGEGEAKNPGRAAALYQKACDQGDAVGCGLLGTLLGGDEGIAGDPERAARVFRKACDGGVAIACTGLGVMLAKADPAEGAKLLEQGCSGGQTPACAYLATLLYEGSGVPRDVPRAVELLRQSCAKNLLESCTLLGTILAGGKGVPRDEPGAAKAYERSCDGGDALACSGLGALLLMGRGIPRDDARGTSLLSRACDAGRADACGVLGAHYVAAGKDTLARPLLEKACSGGHASSCEVLKGLGQAPSQ, encoded by the coding sequence ATGTTCCGAAGCTTCGCCGCCGCGCTCTGCCTGCTGGCAATTGGGTGCGGGCCCGCGAGCCCCGGCCCCGGCGCTGGCAAGGCGGGGCTCTGTCGGTCGGAGCAGGAGTGCGAGGCCGCCTGCCGGGTCGAGGAGCCCGCGGCCTGCTACGCGCTCCTCTACCTGTACTCGCGGGGGGAGGCTGGCCCGGAGAGCGCCAAGAAGGGGCACGAGCGCCTGACCGAGAGCTGTGAAGCGAAGGACGCCAACGGCTGCCGGCTGCTCGGCGCCGCGCTGCTCGAGGGGCTCGGCATCGAGCGCAACCGGAGCGCGGCGCTGGCCGCTTTCACCCGCGCCTGCGAGCTCGGCCGCGACGCGGACTGCGCGGTGGCCGGCGAGATGCTTTGCAATGGCCGCGGCACCAGTCGGGATCCCGCCCGGGCGCGCGCCCTGCTCACGCGCGGCTGCGATCGCGGCAACGGCGCGAGCTGCACCGAGCTCGGCAACATGGCGCGCCACGGCGAGGGCGAGGCGAAGAACCCCGGACGAGCAGCGGCGCTGTACCAGAAGGCCTGCGACCAAGGCGACGCCGTCGGCTGCGGCCTGCTCGGGACGCTGCTCGGCGGGGACGAAGGCATCGCCGGAGATCCGGAGCGGGCCGCGCGAGTGTTCCGCAAGGCCTGCGACGGAGGGGTGGCCATCGCCTGCACGGGGCTCGGGGTGATGCTGGCGAAGGCCGACCCCGCGGAGGGCGCGAAGCTCCTCGAGCAGGGCTGCTCCGGCGGGCAGACCCCAGCCTGCGCGTACCTCGCCACGCTCCTGTACGAAGGCAGCGGCGTGCCCCGCGACGTGCCCCGCGCGGTCGAGCTCCTGCGCCAGAGCTGCGCCAAGAACCTGCTCGAGAGCTGCACGCTGCTCGGCACCATCCTGGCAGGAGGCAAGGGCGTGCCCCGGGACGAGCCGGGCGCGGCCAAGGCCTACGAGCGCTCGTGCGACGGCGGCGACGCCCTGGCGTGCTCGGGGCTGGGAGCGCTGCTGCTCATGGGGCGCGGCATCCCTCGCGACGACGCCCGCGGCACGTCGCTGCTCTCGCGCGCCTGCGACGCCGGGCGGGCCGACGCCTGCGGCGTGCTGGGCGCGCACTACGTCGCCGCCGGCAAGGACACGCTGGCGCGACCGCTGCTGGAGAAGGCGTGCAGCGGGGGGCACGCGTCGAGCTGCGAGGTGCTGAAGGGGTTGGGGCAGGCGCCGTCACAGTGA
- a CDS encoding serine/threonine protein kinase, with translation MVKAGDELDGRYRLISEIGSGAYGVVYRSRDLETRAEVAIKVMKQTPDPELARRYEREAQALARLRGTAAIFVHAFGRTPTGAPYIVMELLTGQELETFLADAEARGGQLKPSKMLEILRPVAATLTAAHLQGIIHRDLKPSNVFIVDPRAGGGVRLLDFGLAKMLGIETLTATGMVAGTPSYIAPEAWRGNKDLDQRIDVYSLGVLVFRCLSGDVPFPTKSMLELCRWATTGERPSLRALRKSLPPSIDVWVQKALAVDPDDRFQSIQAMWSSLESILAESTSSPY, from the coding sequence ATGGTCAAGGCTGGCGACGAGCTGGACGGCCGCTACCGGCTGATCTCGGAGATCGGCTCGGGCGCCTACGGCGTGGTTTACCGCAGCCGGGATCTCGAGACCCGGGCGGAGGTGGCCATCAAGGTCATGAAGCAGACCCCGGACCCGGAGCTCGCTCGCCGCTACGAGCGCGAGGCTCAGGCGCTGGCGCGCCTCAGGGGGACGGCCGCCATCTTCGTCCACGCCTTCGGGCGCACCCCCACCGGCGCTCCGTACATCGTGATGGAGCTTCTGACGGGTCAGGAGCTCGAGACCTTCTTGGCCGACGCCGAGGCCCGCGGCGGCCAGCTGAAACCGAGCAAGATGCTGGAGATCCTGCGGCCCGTCGCGGCGACGCTGACCGCCGCGCACCTTCAGGGCATCATCCACCGCGATCTCAAGCCCAGCAACGTGTTCATCGTGGACCCGCGCGCGGGAGGCGGAGTGCGCCTGCTCGACTTCGGCCTGGCCAAGATGCTCGGCATCGAGACCTTGACCGCGACCGGCATGGTCGCCGGAACCCCCAGCTACATCGCGCCGGAGGCCTGGCGCGGCAACAAGGACCTCGATCAGCGCATCGACGTCTACTCGCTCGGGGTGCTGGTCTTCCGCTGTCTCTCGGGCGACGTCCCGTTCCCGACCAAGAGCATGCTGGAGCTCTGTCGCTGGGCCACCACCGGCGAGCGGCCGAGCCTCAGGGCCCTCAGAAAGAGCTTGCCGCCGAGCATCGACGTCTGGGTCCAGAAGGCCCTGGCCGTCGATCCGGACGATCGCTTCCAGTCGATCCAGGCCATGTGGAGCTCGCTGGAGTCCATCCTCGCCGAGAGCACGTCGTCGCCGTATTAG